A stretch of Carnobacterium iners DNA encodes these proteins:
- a CDS encoding ABC-F family ATP-binding cassette domain-containing protein, translated as MKEMKVVNLTKTYGEKVLFDDINFSIQTGERVGLIGVNGTGKSNLLNVITGKDSGEKGEIQTPKGYTMGYLLQEQEFNEELTVFDTIFEGDTPVLVALRNYEKALENLILDAMNEKHQKAYTKAEQAMNDHDAWLAETNAKTILSKLGVIDLEQPIATLSGGQRKRVGLAQVLIQEPDLLVLDEPTNHLDFKTITWLENYLSSYRGALLLVTHDRYFLDRIANRMIELSHGKAIMYSGNYESYIIARAERQEASIRADHKRKQLYTKELAWMRTGAKARSTKQQARINRFSDLEENLQQSNVDDSVEMNLEGSRIGKRVFDLRDASLTFVGHPIIEKFNLLIQAKDRIGISGKNGAGKSTLLNVLAGRISLDSGELVVGETVKVAYYTQMTEEMDPKKRVISFLQEIGEEVETSNGERISVTNLLEQFLFEKSSHGTLIGKLSGGEKRRLYLLKLLMQKPNVLLLDEPTNDLDIATLTVLEDYIETFPGAVISVSHDRYFLDKTAEKLLIFEGEGKIIPYFGTITDYIAEEEEEKMEYQEKRSSDKGSNKETTGSNKAVEKEESKEKFTYLERKEWDSIEQELLDLDTEIVAVQKEMSENGSNSAYLQELQEKLSSLEKTLGEKMTRWEYLSQFENN; from the coding sequence ATGAAAGAAATGAAAGTCGTTAATTTAACAAAAACATATGGAGAAAAGGTTTTATTTGATGACATTAATTTTTCAATTCAAACTGGAGAACGAGTCGGGTTAATCGGAGTAAATGGGACTGGTAAGAGTAATTTATTAAACGTCATCACAGGGAAAGATAGTGGTGAAAAAGGTGAGATTCAAACACCAAAAGGATACACAATGGGCTATTTGTTGCAAGAACAAGAATTCAACGAAGAACTAACGGTTTTTGATACCATCTTTGAAGGAGATACTCCTGTCTTAGTAGCGTTGAGAAATTATGAAAAAGCCTTAGAAAACTTGATCTTAGATGCAATGAATGAAAAACACCAAAAGGCCTATACTAAAGCAGAACAAGCCATGAATGATCACGATGCATGGTTAGCTGAAACAAATGCTAAAACGATTTTAAGTAAATTAGGGGTTATTGATTTAGAACAACCGATTGCAACATTATCTGGTGGACAAAGAAAACGAGTTGGTTTAGCTCAAGTATTGATACAAGAGCCTGATTTGTTAGTTTTAGACGAGCCAACAAACCACCTAGATTTCAAAACCATCACGTGGCTAGAAAATTATTTAAGTTCATATCGCGGTGCGTTGCTCTTAGTAACCCATGATCGCTATTTCTTAGATCGCATTGCAAACCGTATGATTGAATTGTCTCATGGCAAAGCCATCATGTATTCTGGTAATTATGAAAGCTACATTATAGCTAGAGCAGAACGTCAAGAAGCTTCTATTCGTGCAGATCATAAAAGAAAACAACTATACACAAAAGAGTTAGCCTGGATGCGAACGGGAGCTAAAGCTCGTTCAACTAAACAACAAGCTAGAATCAATCGTTTTTCTGATTTAGAAGAAAACTTACAACAATCAAACGTAGACGATTCAGTTGAAATGAATTTAGAAGGCTCGCGGATTGGTAAACGAGTCTTCGATTTAAGAGACGCTTCATTAACTTTTGTTGGACATCCTATTATCGAGAAGTTTAATTTATTGATTCAAGCAAAAGATCGAATTGGTATTAGTGGGAAAAATGGTGCAGGAAAGTCAACGCTATTAAATGTTCTTGCTGGACGTATCTCATTAGATTCAGGTGAACTTGTCGTTGGAGAGACCGTAAAAGTTGCTTACTATACACAGATGACTGAAGAAATGGACCCTAAAAAACGAGTCATTTCATTTTTACAAGAAATCGGTGAAGAAGTAGAGACGTCAAATGGTGAACGCATTAGTGTAACCAATTTGTTAGAACAGTTCTTATTCGAAAAATCAAGTCATGGTACATTGATTGGCAAATTATCTGGTGGAGAAAAAAGACGATTGTATTTATTAAAATTATTGATGCAAAAACCAAATGTTCTGTTATTAGATGAGCCAACAAATGACTTAGATATTGCGACATTGACTGTTTTAGAAGATTACATTGAAACGTTCCCAGGTGCGGTTATTTCTGTCTCACATGACCGTTATTTCTTAGATAAAACAGCAGAAAAGTTATTGATTTTTGAAGGGGAAGGAAAAATTATCCCTTATTTTGGAACTATTACAGATTATATCGCTGAAGAAGAGGAAGAAAAAATGGAATACCAAGAAAAGAGATCTTCTGATAAAGGTTCGAATAAAGAGACAACCGGCTCTAATAAAGCCGTTGAAAAAGAAGAATCCAAAGAAAAGTTTACTTACCTAGAACGCAAAGAATGGGATAGTATCGAGCAAGAATTACTTGATTTGGATACGGAGATTGTTGCTGTTCAAAAAGAAATGAGTGAGAACGGAAGTAACTCGGCTTATTTACAAGAACTACAAGAAAAGCTTTCTTCTCTTGAGAAGACACTTGGAGAAAAAATGACAAGATGGGAATATCTCAGTCAATTTGAAAACAATTAA
- a CDS encoding thymidylate synthase, whose protein sequence is METEYLNLGERVLLEGVLKQDRTGTGTKSLFGYQMRFDLQKGFPLLTTKRLPFGLIKSELLWFIKGNTNINYLLQHNNHIWDEWAFERFVQSEDYSGPDMTNFGQRATQDAEFNRVYKSEKDLFCQRVLEDESFAKQYGELGNVYGSQWRNWKTSQGETIDQLKDVIEMIKKNPDSRRLIVTAWNPEDVPTVALPPCHTLFQFYVANGKLSCQLYQRSADIFLGVPFNIASYALLTHLIAHETGLEVGEFVHTLGDAHLYSNHLEQMTKQLAREPKAFPKLKLNTEKTSIFDFEMEDIQITDYQPHPSIKAPIAV, encoded by the coding sequence TTGGAAACGGAGTATCTAAATTTAGGAGAAAGAGTTCTTTTAGAAGGCGTATTAAAGCAAGATAGAACGGGAACAGGAACTAAAAGCTTGTTCGGCTATCAAATGCGTTTCGATCTTCAAAAAGGTTTTCCTTTATTGACAACAAAGCGTCTACCTTTTGGTTTAATCAAAAGTGAGTTATTATGGTTTATAAAAGGCAATACCAACATTAACTATCTTTTGCAACACAATAATCATATTTGGGATGAATGGGCTTTTGAGCGCTTTGTACAGAGCGAAGATTATTCAGGTCCAGATATGACTAACTTTGGACAAAGAGCGACACAGGATGCTGAATTTAACCGTGTATACAAATCTGAAAAGGATTTGTTTTGTCAGCGAGTATTAGAAGATGAATCCTTTGCCAAACAATATGGGGAGTTAGGCAATGTCTATGGCTCTCAATGGCGCAATTGGAAAACGTCACAAGGAGAAACGATTGATCAATTAAAAGATGTTATCGAGATGATTAAAAAGAATCCTGATTCTAGAAGATTAATTGTAACGGCGTGGAACCCGGAAGACGTACCAACAGTGGCGCTTCCTCCTTGCCATACACTATTTCAATTTTACGTTGCAAATGGAAAATTAAGCTGTCAGTTGTACCAAAGAAGCGCGGATATCTTTTTAGGTGTGCCATTTAACATTGCAAGCTATGCTTTATTAACTCACCTAATTGCGCATGAAACAGGATTAGAAGTAGGTGAGTTTGTCCATACGCTAGGGGATGCACATTTGTATTCAAACCATCTGGAGCAAATGACGAAACAATTAGCAAGAGAACCTAAAGCCTTTCCTAAGTTGAAATTAAACACTGAGAAAACAAGTATCTTTGATTTTGAAATGGAAGATATCCAAATAACAGATTACCAGCCACATCCAAGTATCAAAGCTCCAATCGCTGTTTAA
- a CDS encoding dihydrofolate reductase — MIAFLWAQDENGLIGNQGTLPWSLPNDLKYFKKMTQEKAVVMGRKTFEGMNKRPLPNRVNIILTTDENYQADGVMVMHSVNEVMTFAKQYENDTFITGGTAVFEAFLPFADSLYRTVIHAEFEGDTTIPVIDWDKWKLTDSQVGLMDDRNKYPHDFETFNKK; from the coding sequence ATGATTGCATTTTTATGGGCGCAAGACGAAAATGGACTAATTGGAAACCAAGGAACCCTTCCTTGGAGCTTACCAAATGATTTAAAATATTTTAAAAAAATGACGCAAGAAAAAGCTGTCGTGATGGGAAGAAAGACGTTTGAAGGAATGAATAAACGTCCTTTACCGAATAGAGTAAACATTATTTTAACCACTGACGAAAATTATCAAGCAGATGGTGTCATGGTCATGCATAGTGTTAATGAAGTAATGACTTTCGCTAAACAATACGAGAATGATACCTTTATTACTGGTGGAACAGCTGTTTTTGAAGCTTTTCTACCTTTCGCAGATAGTTTATATCGGACTGTTATTCATGCTGAATTTGAAGGCGATACGACTATTCCAGTGATTGATTGGGATAAATGGAAACTAACTGATTCTCAAGTTGGCCTGATGGATGACCGCAATAAATACCCACATGACTTTGAAACCTTTAATAAAAAATAA
- the trhA gene encoding PAQR family membrane homeostasis protein TrhA, which yields MNEKSIPNQTHFSKRYLIINEVFNAITHGIGLGLSIAGLVILLYKVANNGTAIEMFSYAVYGSTLILLYLCSTLYHSLAFTRARKLFKVFDHMSIFLLIAGTYTPYILIAIGGSLGWTLFGIVWSIAFIGILYKAFWINHLQKYSTWLYIIMGWICVFALKPIYIGLGFNGFLLLLLGGLSFTIGAIFYSLKNVRFMHIVWHLFVLAGTIFMYFSILFYV from the coding sequence ATGAATGAAAAAAGCATACCAAATCAGACTCATTTTTCAAAAAGGTATTTAATTATCAATGAAGTTTTCAACGCGATTACGCACGGAATTGGCCTTGGTCTAAGTATTGCAGGTTTAGTGATTCTTTTGTATAAGGTTGCTAATAATGGGACCGCAATTGAAATGTTTTCTTATGCTGTTTATGGTTCGACGTTAATTCTGCTCTACCTTTGTTCAACTCTTTATCATAGTTTAGCGTTTACACGCGCTCGAAAGCTTTTTAAGGTATTTGACCATATGAGTATTTTTCTTTTAATCGCAGGAACCTATACCCCTTACATCCTTATAGCTATTGGCGGATCTTTAGGATGGACTTTGTTTGGTATTGTTTGGAGTATTGCCTTTATTGGAATCCTTTATAAGGCCTTCTGGATCAATCACCTTCAAAAATATTCAACGTGGTTGTATATTATAATGGGATGGATTTGTGTTTTTGCTTTAAAACCTATTTATATAGGTTTAGGATTCAATGGGTTTTTATTGTTGCTCTTAGGTGGGCTTTCTTTTACGATTGGCGCTATTTTTTACAGCTTAAAAAATGTACGATTCATGCATATTGTCTGGCATTTATTCGTATTAGCAGGAACAATTTTCATGTATTTTTCGATACTCTTTTATGTTTAA
- a CDS encoding DegV family protein, protein MRKITIVTDSSAQLSSDEIKALDIHILPVNILIDGITYIDGVDIGKVEFMELMEKSAHLPKTSQPPLGKFIELYDKLGENGGEVISIHMTEAFSGTVNAARQAAEMTNTKVTVVDSTFTDRGLSFQVIEAARLAKSGADEIAILAEIERVKQYTRLFICIRTLDNLIKGGRVSRVMGVVSHLIDVKLMLEMVDGNLQTRVKCRGMKSINKFNQTVKETVMKTKNLAEISFSYAGDFDYANELKESFQLAMPDVPMTISHTSPGVATHTGTGAFSIIYYVK, encoded by the coding sequence ATGAGAAAAATAACGATAGTAACTGATTCGTCTGCTCAGTTAAGTTCAGATGAAATTAAAGCATTAGATATACACATTTTACCAGTAAATATTTTAATTGACGGCATAACTTATATTGACGGAGTAGATATTGGAAAAGTTGAGTTTATGGAATTAATGGAGAAATCTGCTCATCTACCAAAAACAAGTCAACCACCACTTGGTAAATTCATTGAACTATACGATAAGCTTGGAGAAAATGGCGGGGAAGTTATTTCTATCCATATGACGGAAGCTTTTAGTGGAACAGTCAATGCAGCTAGACAAGCGGCTGAAATGACTAATACAAAAGTTACTGTTGTGGATAGTACATTTACTGATCGTGGACTTTCCTTTCAGGTTATTGAAGCGGCACGATTAGCAAAAAGCGGCGCTGATGAAATCGCTATTTTAGCTGAAATCGAAAGAGTAAAACAATATACGCGTTTATTTATCTGTATCCGAACCTTAGATAACTTAATTAAGGGTGGAAGAGTTAGCCGCGTAATGGGGGTCGTTTCTCATTTAATAGATGTAAAATTAATGTTAGAAATGGTAGATGGCAACTTACAGACTCGTGTTAAGTGTCGCGGAATGAAGTCTATAAATAAATTCAATCAAACGGTTAAAGAAACGGTTATGAAAACAAAAAATTTAGCAGAAATTTCATTTTCATATGCTGGTGATTTTGATTATGCCAATGAATTGAAAGAAAGCTTCCAGCTTGCTATGCCAGACGTTCCAATGACCATTAGCCACACCAGTCCAGGTGTGGCAACTCATACAGGAACAGGCGCATTTTCTATCATTTATTATGTAAAATAG
- a CDS encoding GDSL-type esterase/lipase family protein encodes MKFVRSFLLTCLIVTLVTFIVFQGLNVMTDKKETVTTKQSPATLETIHLLAIGDSLTKGVGDSTKNGGYVPLVATQLEETMGIASVITKNYGVTGERSDEILERIEQEKEIQKEIKKADIIILTAGGNDLIETFKKEKLKINQKSFVQPEKEYKKNLSTILKKIMKQNSKAQIYVFGLYNPFEAMFPEITEMKTILRTWNDDTKKVAEENNATYLSLSKIFNNSEQSSISNLTNPSDKTDKSALLYEEDLFHPNDKGYQMIADKLYRIIMDNKE; translated from the coding sequence ATGAAATTCGTTCGTTCGTTTTTGCTCACGTGTTTAATCGTCACTTTAGTTACATTTATCGTATTTCAAGGTTTAAATGTAATGACCGACAAGAAAGAAACAGTAACAACAAAACAAAGTCCTGCTACACTAGAAACAATCCATCTTTTAGCCATTGGTGATTCATTGACAAAAGGTGTAGGAGACAGCACAAAGAATGGCGGATATGTTCCCTTAGTTGCTACTCAGTTAGAAGAAACTATGGGAATAGCCAGCGTGATAACAAAAAATTACGGTGTTACTGGTGAGCGAAGCGATGAAATTTTAGAAAGAATAGAACAAGAAAAGGAAATCCAAAAAGAGATAAAAAAAGCTGATATTATTATTTTAACTGCAGGTGGAAATGATCTCATTGAAACCTTTAAAAAAGAAAAACTTAAAATCAATCAAAAAAGTTTCGTTCAACCAGAAAAAGAATATAAAAAAAATCTATCGACTATTTTAAAAAAAATAATGAAACAAAATTCAAAAGCACAAATTTATGTTTTCGGTTTGTATAACCCTTTCGAAGCTATGTTTCCAGAAATAACTGAAATGAAGACCATACTACGTACCTGGAATGACGATACAAAAAAAGTAGCAGAAGAAAATAATGCAACCTATCTTTCATTAAGTAAGATTTTTAATAACAGTGAGCAATCAAGTATCTCTAATCTAACTAATCCGTCTGATAAAACTGATAAAAGTGCTTTATTATATGAGGAAGATTTATTTCATCCAAACGATAAGGGCTACCAAATGATTGCTGATAAATTATACCGTATTATCATGGACAATAAAGAGTGA
- a CDS encoding YpmS family protein, with amino-acid sequence MKEKNGKSRLNYWKWAFLMLLSIVLGIIIWLTTQLTPFIQGEPSLTIDESEKKEITFQIQARKEDLNQLVTNYIDEELSNNQVAFNFILDQEAQLSGTFQLFNRDVGFSLFLDPFVMENGNLQFKATKISVGALDLPISFAMNLIKSQLKVPNWVAIDTEKEIIVFNLNEFYLKNGMHFTADKIDLENDDIRLNVFLPNN; translated from the coding sequence ATGAAAGAAAAGAATGGAAAAAGTAGACTTAATTATTGGAAATGGGCGTTTTTAATGCTGCTATCCATTGTATTAGGAATTATTATATGGTTAACAACTCAGTTAACGCCTTTTATTCAAGGTGAGCCCAGTTTAACTATAGACGAATCTGAAAAAAAAGAAATCACTTTCCAAATTCAAGCACGTAAAGAAGATTTAAATCAATTGGTTACAAATTATATTGATGAAGAACTATCAAATAATCAAGTAGCTTTTAATTTTATCTTAGACCAAGAGGCTCAATTATCCGGAACCTTTCAATTATTTAATCGTGATGTAGGCTTTTCATTATTTCTAGACCCTTTTGTGATGGAAAATGGCAACTTGCAGTTTAAGGCGACTAAAATTTCAGTGGGTGCGTTAGATTTACCCATTTCTTTTGCAATGAATTTGATTAAGTCCCAATTGAAAGTTCCAAATTGGGTTGCTATTGACACAGAAAAAGAAATAATTGTTTTTAATTTAAATGAATTTTATTTAAAAAATGGTATGCATTTTACTGCAGATAAGATTGATTTAGAAAATGATGATATTCGCTTAAATGTTTTTTTACCAAATAATTAA
- a CDS encoding YozE family protein, with the protein MRSSFYHYLMTERDPHKKDVITFFANDAYLDVGFPKQSEDYQEISHYLELNGEYISEMAIFDEAWERYLEKEN; encoded by the coding sequence ATGCGAAGTTCATTTTATCACTACTTAATGACAGAAAGAGACCCGCACAAAAAAGATGTGATTACCTTTTTTGCTAATGACGCCTATCTTGACGTTGGCTTTCCGAAACAGTCAGAAGATTACCAAGAAATCAGTCACTACCTAGAATTAAATGGGGAATATATATCAGAAATGGCTATTTTTGATGAAGCATGGGAACGGTATTTAGAAAAAGAAAACTAA
- the deoD gene encoding purine-nucleoside phosphorylase, translating into MSTHINATEGQIAETILLPGDPLRAKYIAETFLTDVEQYNSVRNMFGYTGTYKGVRISVQGTGMGLPSMMIYAEELITKYNVQNLMRVGTAGGMKNSIKVRDVVLAQGATTDSSINRQTFHNQVDFAPLADFELLKTAYDIGMEKGMSMKVGNVLSADRFYNEELDKKKLADYGVLAVEMEAAGLYTLAAKYDRKALTILTISDHLITGEETTSKERETTFNDMMILALETAVKLAKAL; encoded by the coding sequence ATGAGTACACATATTAATGCAACAGAAGGTCAAATAGCTGAAACAATTTTATTGCCAGGGGATCCCTTACGGGCAAAATACATTGCTGAAACATTTTTGACAGATGTTGAACAATACAACAGCGTTCGTAATATGTTTGGGTATACAGGAACGTATAAAGGCGTAAGAATCTCTGTGCAAGGGACTGGGATGGGACTGCCTTCAATGATGATTTATGCAGAAGAATTGATTACAAAGTACAATGTTCAAAACTTAATGCGCGTTGGTACTGCTGGTGGAATGAAAAATTCTATAAAAGTAAGAGACGTAGTTTTAGCACAAGGAGCGACAACCGATTCTAGTATTAACCGTCAAACGTTCCACAATCAAGTTGATTTTGCACCGCTTGCAGACTTTGAATTATTAAAAACCGCTTATGATATTGGAATGGAAAAAGGGATGAGCATGAAAGTTGGAAATGTTTTATCGGCTGATCGTTTTTACAATGAAGAATTAGATAAAAAGAAACTAGCTGATTATGGTGTGCTCGCTGTTGAAATGGAAGCTGCAGGTTTATACACTTTAGCAGCTAAATACGACCGTAAAGCTTTAACCATCCTGACAATCAGCGATCATTTGATAACGGGAGAAGAAACCACTTCAAAAGAGCGCGAAACAACGTTTAATGATATGATGATTTTAGCTTTAGAAACAGCAGTTAAACTAGCTAAAGCTTTATAA
- a CDS encoding S41 family peptidase: MHEEPEKKKQSHVKVKTFLISLFVVAAISISGTYLFTTQANQTVPDKEQLSIKSGELSKIEAVYDQLLSQYFEDIDESKLVEGALAGMVDAVGDPYTQYLDVTEATSLNDTISASFEGIGAEVMKQGDAIMIVSPIAGSPAEKAGLKPNDVLLKADDKELTGLSLNEAVSFIRGEKGSKVLLTIRRGEIQFEISVTRDTIPVETVVYNLDKENKTIGYISINSFSNPTYDEIVTAIKELRAQGAKSFVFDVRQNPGGLLEGALNISNLFVKDGSVIMQTQEKDQEPVKLLADKETMGEFKVTEPVVLLVDEGSASASEILAGALKESADIPIIGTKTFGKGTVQTVASFSDNSELKLTIAKWLTPSGKWIHEKGVEPTISVELPDYTKLLLIDSTKEYQLGDVSAEVENLEKIFDALNYKTGPIDGYLDETTVSTIKKFQTEQKLAANGVVSGDTATAVIEDLRQLIKDNDTQYEKGIDYLKNK; encoded by the coding sequence ATGCATGAAGAACCAGAAAAGAAAAAACAAAGTCATGTCAAGGTGAAAACTTTTCTAATTTCTTTGTTTGTTGTTGCCGCTATTTCAATTAGTGGAACGTATTTATTTACAACACAAGCAAATCAAACTGTTCCAGATAAAGAACAACTGAGTATCAAATCAGGTGAACTTTCTAAAATAGAAGCCGTATATGACCAACTTCTTAGTCAATATTTTGAAGATATAGACGAAAGTAAACTTGTTGAAGGTGCATTAGCTGGAATGGTTGATGCTGTTGGCGATCCTTACACTCAATATCTAGATGTGACAGAAGCTACTTCTTTAAATGATACAATTTCAGCGTCGTTTGAAGGCATTGGTGCTGAAGTGATGAAACAAGGCGATGCCATTATGATTGTTTCTCCTATAGCTGGATCTCCAGCAGAAAAAGCTGGATTAAAGCCTAATGATGTCTTATTGAAAGCCGATGACAAAGAGTTAACGGGTTTATCTTTAAATGAAGCTGTTTCATTTATTCGTGGTGAAAAAGGCTCTAAGGTCTTATTAACCATTCGACGTGGCGAAATTCAATTTGAAATTTCTGTTACTCGAGATACGATTCCTGTAGAAACGGTTGTTTATAATTTAGATAAAGAAAATAAAACAATTGGCTATATTTCAATCAATAGTTTCTCAAATCCAACTTATGATGAAATAGTTACAGCAATAAAAGAATTGCGTGCACAGGGAGCGAAATCCTTTGTTTTTGATGTTAGACAAAATCCTGGTGGATTATTAGAGGGTGCTTTGAATATTTCTAATCTATTTGTTAAAGATGGTTCTGTTATCATGCAAACACAAGAAAAAGATCAAGAACCCGTTAAATTACTAGCCGATAAAGAAACAATGGGTGAATTTAAGGTCACAGAGCCAGTTGTTCTCTTAGTTGATGAAGGTAGCGCAAGTGCATCTGAAATCCTTGCAGGAGCACTAAAAGAATCTGCTGATATTCCTATTATTGGAACGAAAACATTTGGTAAAGGAACGGTTCAAACGGTTGCTAGTTTCTCAGATAATAGTGAGTTAAAATTAACGATTGCCAAATGGTTAACACCATCTGGTAAATGGATTCATGAAAAAGGCGTAGAACCAACTATTTCAGTTGAATTACCAGATTACACCAAACTATTGCTTATTGATAGCACAAAAGAATATCAATTAGGAGATGTTTCAGCTGAAGTTGAAAACCTCGAAAAAATATTTGATGCGTTAAATTACAAAACAGGTCCAATCGATGGATATCTTGACGAAACGACTGTTTCAACTATCAAAAAATTCCAAACAGAACAGAAGCTAGCGGCAAACGGTGTAGTCTCTGGCGACACAGCAACAGCAGTGATTGAAGATTTACGCCAATTAATAAAGGACAATGATACACAATATGAAAAAGGAATCGACTATTTGAAAAATAAATAG
- the lepB gene encoding signal peptidase I translates to MEKKTWKSHLWDWFKPFLFAVVLTIFFRDLIFLPMTIEGSSMIPTFQQNDEIIVRTVYHINRFDLIVFKDDSDRIFVKRIIGLPNETLSYKNDQLYVNDVLTKEPFLANSFVDKASGTWTSDFTLEEITGQITIPEDEYFVLGDNRRSSNDSRYFGSISATDIIGETRMIYYPFKRLSIVQ, encoded by the coding sequence ATGGAGAAAAAAACTTGGAAGAGCCATTTGTGGGATTGGTTTAAGCCCTTTTTATTTGCAGTGGTACTAACAATTTTCTTTCGGGATCTCATTTTTTTGCCAATGACTATTGAAGGTTCGTCAATGATACCAACATTTCAACAAAATGATGAAATCATCGTAAGAACAGTGTACCATATCAATCGGTTTGATTTAATCGTTTTTAAAGATGACTCTGACCGAATATTTGTTAAGAGAATTATTGGTTTACCTAACGAGACATTATCTTACAAAAATGATCAATTGTATGTAAACGACGTACTAACAAAAGAGCCATTCTTAGCGAATTCATTTGTTGATAAAGCTAGTGGAACATGGACATCTGATTTCACATTAGAAGAAATAACAGGCCAGATAACCATTCCTGAAGATGAGTATTTTGTTCTTGGAGATAATCGTAGATCTAGTAATGATAGCCGTTATTTTGGTTCTATTTCTGCAACGGATATTATTGGTGAAACAAGGATGATTTATTATCCGTTTAAACGTTTGTCCATTGTTCAATAA
- the lepB gene encoding signal peptidase I: protein MRKTTYSDGRDTQTENFEPRKARCTKDRELKKQNEKKSFISEVGNTLIYIAIALAIFLLIRHFLFVPVSVDGDSMYPTLHDKDRLILNKIEKPNRFDIIVFPAPSNPEEPILSGKQYIKRVIGLPGDELMVVDETLYVNGEEVKETYLESVKENLVPGEILTDDFTLASVAGVEEVPEDSYFVMGDNRTNSLDSRVFGFIDETTVSGTTDIRIWPLKHFGKLNE from the coding sequence GTGAGAAAAACAACTTATTCAGATGGAAGAGATACACAAACAGAAAATTTTGAACCTAGAAAAGCTCGCTGTACAAAAGACAGAGAATTAAAAAAGCAGAATGAAAAAAAGAGTTTTATTTCTGAAGTAGGAAATACCTTGATATATATCGCAATTGCTTTAGCTATTTTTTTACTTATTCGTCATTTTTTATTTGTGCCGGTTAGTGTTGATGGAGATTCGATGTATCCAACCCTCCATGATAAAGATCGTTTAATTTTAAATAAAATTGAGAAACCAAATCGATTTGATATCATTGTTTTTCCAGCCCCGAGTAATCCAGAGGAGCCTATATTATCAGGTAAACAATACATTAAGAGAGTCATTGGATTACCCGGAGACGAGCTAATGGTGGTTGATGAAACCTTATATGTGAATGGAGAAGAAGTTAAAGAAACTTACTTAGAGTCTGTTAAAGAAAATTTAGTTCCTGGCGAAATATTAACCGATGACTTTACTCTAGCATCTGTAGCTGGTGTTGAAGAAGTCCCAGAGGATAGTTATTTTGTAATGGGTGACAATCGAACAAATTCTTTAGATAGTCGCGTATTCGGGTTTATTGATGAAACGACTGTTTCAGGGACAACAGATATCCGTATTTGGCCTTTAAAACATTTTGGTAAACTAAACGAATAA